A stretch of DNA from Brevibacterium sp. CBA3109:
GTGCAGTGGGACAATGGACTGCAACAGAAATCGACAAGCACCGGAGGTCGCGATGAGTCAGTCGCCCAACGTCAACACAGAAGCCAATTCCGAGGAGATCCGCTGGCAGGACGTGCTCACCCCTGACGAGTTCACGGTGCTGCGACAGGGAGGGACCGAGCGTCCATTCACCGGCGAATACGTCGACACAACCACCGTGGGAATGTACCAGTGTCGTGCCTGTGGAGCAGACCTGTTCCCCTCGGACACCAAGTTCTCCTCGCACTGCGGTTGGCCCTCGTTCTACGCTCCCCTGGCCGAGGACCGAGTTCGTTACCTCCGCGATTCTTCGATGGGCATGGAGCGCGTCGAGGTTCGGTGCGCCAACTGCGATTCACACATGGGTCACCTCTTCGAGGGTGAAGGCTACGACACCCCCACCGACCAGCGATACTGCCTGAACTCGATCTCGCTGCGCCTCGTCGACGGTCAGGAGTGAGCGAAGGATCGCCGCTCGTCGTCAAAACATTCGACGAGCTGAGCGTTGCTGAACTCTACGGGATCGTCCAGCTGCGGTCGCAGGTCTTCGTCGTCGAGCAGGACTGCGTCTTCCTCGATCAGGACGGTGTCGACACATTCCCGCAGACTCTGCACGCCTTCTACCCCGATGATGCGCGGACCATATCGGACAGCCACGGCGCCGAGGTGGGCCGCAGTCTTGCTCCCAAGGCATATGCCCGTATCCTGCCGCCCGATATCCCTGACGGCCCGGCCTTCGAGCCGGGAGCCCGCAGCATCAGCCGCGTCGTGACGAACCCGCATGTGCGCGGCCAAGGCTGGGGTCGTAGGCTCATCGGCGAGATCGTGGCCGGTCATGGGCATCGCCTGCTGACGCTGAACGCCCAGTCTCATCTTGAGAGTTTCTACACGAGCTTCGGATTCAGCCAGAATGGCCCCCGGTTCATCGAAGACGGGATCGAGCACACTCCGATGTCACGTCGAGTCAGCACCTGAGGACTCCACGTCGACTGTCTTCGAGGGATCGATGGCGTTGGAGGCCTCGACCGCGTGAGACGTGTGGGAGGCCTCGACCGCCTGGGAGGCGTCGACAGCCTCGATGAGACGCGTCATCATGGAGTGGAGCTCGCGCAGTTCCGCCTCACCCATATCGAGTTTGGCCATCATCTGCCCCGGAATGGCCTCAGCGGTCCCCCGCAGCTTGGCACCGGCAACGGTCAGCGAGACCTCCACAACTCTCTCGTCATGGCTGCCGCGCCGCTTCTCCACGTAGCCCAGGGCCTCGAGGCGCTTGATCAGCGGCGACACTGTTGCGGCCTCAAGGCGCAGCAGCTCGGCGATCTTCCTCACCGGCAGCGTTTCGTGCTGCCACAGAGCCAACATGACCAGATATTGCGGGTGGGTGAGGTGGATGGGCTCGAGCACCGAACGATAGGCGGAGATCACTCCGCGGGAAGCGACGGCCAAAGCAAAGCAGATCTGGCTCTCCAGAGCCAGCGGATCGTACGAGGTCGGCATCGTTTCGGTGTCCTTCCGACGAGACTGGTCTATGCGTCGACTCTATGCGTCGACCAAGCTGAACTATTAGTTAGTGCACTAACGTTTAACGTACACTGGATGTATTGTGATCGCCTCAGACGAGCACCTATCTCACCAGCTCGCCACCACCGAATGGACTCGCATGCCAGACTCACACGATTCCCAGCGACGAGTTGCATGGCTCAATCGCTTCTTCCGCAAGATCGTCGGTCCTGCACAAGTCGATAATTCCCGACCCGGTGGCTACTACGAGAACGAGCACCTGCGCCACGAACGACTCGACGCGATGGGCTTGGAGATGCGTACGGATGCCAATGGCCACTCGTATGTGGTGGAGAAGAAGAAGTCCGAGTGATCAGGCTTCTGCCTTGATCAGGCTTCTGCCTTGATTAAGTTTCTGCCCTGATCAGGACCAGGGATCCTTCGAAGTGCGAAGCGATCCGCAGAGCGCCATGTGCTTTACCCCAACTTCCATTCTCCAGGCTCTCGCGCAGATTCTCGACCGACCGCCGTTCCGTGACTTCCTTGCCAGACGATTCAGGGCCACGGCGAGGCAGTGTGTCCTGCCGCGGCCTCGAAGCAGTCCGTCGAATCGGCCGGTGAAACTCAGCGCCAGTCGCTGATGATGTCCACGAGTTCCCGGAGTGGTCCGGTGTAGAACGGGACCTCTTCGCGCACGTGCAGACGGGCCTCAGTGTTCCGAAGCTCGCGCATCAGATCAACGATGCGGTGAAGCTCCGGGGCTTCGAAGGCCAACAGCCATTCGTAGTCGCCGAGGGCGAAGGAGGCGATCGTGTTGGCCTTGATGTCCTTGTAGCCTGCGGCAGCCATGCCATGATCGCGCAGCATTGTGGAGCGCTCTGCGGGATCGAGGAGGTACCAGTCGTAGGACCGTACGAAGGGGTACACACAGATGTACTTGCCCGGTTCGTCGTCGGTCAGCAGCGCCGGCAGGTGTGCCTTGTTGAATTCAGCTGGTCGGTGCAGACCCACAACCGACCAGACCGGTTCAAGGACTCCGCCCAGCATGCTGCGACGCACTGCTGAGTAGGCGGCCTGGACGAGTTCGATGCTCGGCGCATGCCACCAGAACATCACATCGGCATCTGCGCGCAGGGCCGAGACATCGTAGATTCCGCGGACGACGAGGCCTTGGTCCTGCAACGGGGCGAGTGCTTCGTGGACCTCACCGGCGAGTTCGGCTCGGTCGGCATCGCCGAGTTCGCCTGCCGAGGCGAAGACCGAGTATGCGATATAGCGCGTCTCATTGTTCGCCTGTTCGATCTGTTCGCCGGTGGGGTTTGAGTATTCGCTCATTCCTGCTCCTTCTTCTGTGTGTGTCAGTGCTTGAGCTTCTGTGTGTCAGTGCTTGAGCACGGTGTGTCGGTGGTCAGTTGTCGGTGAACCGCTCAGGTTCGCCTGGAGGGCTCAGGTCTGCGTGGAGGTGAGTCTCTGGGCCACCGTCTTGGCTCGGTCGATGCAGGCGGGGATGCCTAGACCGAAGTATGCCGAACCCGCCAGTTCGAGGCCGGCAATGCCGGCGATCTCCTCATCGATTCTCGCCACCATTTCGCTGTGGCCCGGCAGATACTGTGGCAGAGCACGTTCCCATCGGTGGGCCTCGGCCGCGATGAGCCGATCTGATCGGCGATCGGCGATGGACTGCCAATCCTCGTAGGCACGTGCGATGAGCTCTTCGTCCTCGCAATCCCGCCAGCCTCCCGGCCCGTCCCCGTATCGTCCGATGCTCATCCTGATCAGGGCGGTGCCTTCAGGAATGTGCTCACGCATCCACGGCCACTTGTTCGACACGAATGTCGAGGCCTTGATGAATGACTTCTCTGTTGGAGGGACGAGGAATCCGGATCCTTCGAGTTCGCGATCACCGACCTCGACGAGTGCCGGGATCAGAGCGGTCGAGGCGTGGGGCACGGATGCGAGCATCGAAGCGGACTGAGGAGCCGCCTCGGCGAGGAGATCCTTCGTCACATGCGCTGGAGTGGCCAGGACGACCGCATCGGAGACCAGGTTGGCGTCCTCGGTCGCCACCGTCCATCGGCCGCCGTCGACCTGCACGGAAGTCACATGTGTGCCGGTGTGGATGGCGCCGCCGTGCTCGCGGATTCGTTCCTCGAGCGCCGGGACCAGGCCGTTGATCCCTCCGACGAGACTCATGAACACCGGTTGCGGGCTCTGCGCATCCGCAAGCTCCGCAGACTGTGCGTCACGTGCGGCGAGCAGGCTCTGAACGAGTTCGAGCACCGAGGTCCCCTCGAGTGCAGCCGGCAGCAGCGCGGGCACCGTTGAGCCCAGTGACAGGTCACGGCACCGTCCCGCATACACTCCCCCAAGCAGCGGGTCGATGAGCGTGTCAACGAGATCAGCGCCGAGGCGGTCCGTCAGGAAATCCCCCAAGGACACATCCCGACCGTCGATCGGACCCGTGATGACCTCATGCGCGACCCGGTCGCTGGCAGCTGCGCCGAGGAGGTCCCTGACCTCGGTCGAGTTGCCGGGCACTCCCATGACTGTGCGTTTGGGAATCGCGTGGAGACGCCCGTTCGACAGGACGCGGGAGCTGTGCGCCGTCGAGGGGAATTCGACGTCCAACCCCAGTTCGGCGGCGAGTTCTTTCGTCTCCCTGCGCCGGTACAGGCTGGCTTCGGCACCGGTGTCGAAACCCACGGGCACAGTCCCGCCCAAGGTCGTCGAGTGCAGGCACCCGCCGAGGCGTGTCTCGGCTTCGAAAAGAGTGACCTGATGCTCGGGTGCAAGGCGATAGGCGGTGACGAGACCGGAGATGCCTCCCCCGACGATCGTGATGTGACTCATCGTCTCAGGACCGTGCGGAGAGGATCTCTGCGGAGACGCGGTGGACTTCTGCCACGATCCGCCCGGGCACTTCGGGATCGGTGTCGGGGAGAACACCGTGACCGAGGTTGAAGACGAAGCCTGCCTCATGTTCCAGGCCCTGCCTCACGATCTCCTCGATGCGCGGTGCCAGAGCCTCCCAGGGGGCGAAGAGCAGTGCCGGATCGAGGTTGCCCTGCAGAGGCTGGCCCGGCTGCACCCGTGTCGAGGCATCGGCCAGGTCGACGCGGAAGTCGACGCCGACCGCTGTGGAACCGGCTCGTGACATGGAGGTCAGGAGCTCACCTGTCTGGACACCGAAGTGGATGCTCGGCACCTCGTGATGGCGCAGCGATTCGAAGACCGCGCTGGAGTGCTCGAGGACGTGGGCTTCGTAGTCACGCCGGGACAGATATCCGGCCCATGAGTCGAAGAGCTGGAACGCGGAGGCTCCGGCGCTCAGCTGTACGTCGAGGAATGTCGATGAGATCCGAGCGAGCTTGCTCAGCAGCAAGGAGAAGATCTCCGGGTCTGCAGCCATGAGGGACTTGGTCTTCTCATGGTTCTTGCTGGGCCCGCCTTCGATGAGGTAGCTGGCCAGGGTGAAGGGAGCACCAGCGAAGCCGACGAGCGGAGTCGCCTGGCCCAGCTCCTCGAGGATCCGACCGATCGATTCCGCTATGTCAGGGATCTGGTCGGGTTCGAGTTCGGCCAGTGCTTCCACATCGGCGCGGCTGCGGATCGGGTTCGCGATCACGGGCCCTGTGCCGGGGACGATTTCCACATCGACACCGGCGGCCTGCAGAGGGACCACGATGTCGGAGAAGAAGATCGCGGCGTCCACGCCATGCCGCCGCACCGGCTGCAGGGTGATCTCTGAGACGAGTTCGGGGGTGCGGCAGGCATCGAGCATCGCAGTGCCTGCACGCAGCTGCCGATATTCGGGAAGTGATCGTCCGGCCTGCCGCATGAACCAGACCGGCGTGTGCGCAATCTGCTCTCCCCGCAGGGCGGGCAACAAGGTTGAAGTCATGTCCCCATCCTCCCATCCCACACGATTCGATGCCCACCGGTTTCCGGTTTCAAGACGCTGTGTCTTGATCGCAGACGCGGGTGAAAACTCTTGGTCCCACCACGGCGTGGACGGTTCACCTCTACCGTGGCCTGATCTATCGTGGCGAGTGTGGTCAACACCTCACCTCTCAATCGCATTCCGTCGGAGTTCTCCGCCGTGACCTCGGTTCTGCGCGAAGCGCGGAACACGAACAACGTCTCGATCTCCGAAATACCGGCACCGGCCCGCTTGGCGCCGTATTCCTATGCTCTGGGTGCCGAGGTCAGCGCCGATGAGACCTTCCTGCGCGCCAGTGGTGAAGCCATCGACGAATTGGCCACCGGCCGCATCGTCGTCCTCTACGATCCCAGCTCCCCCGATGAGTGGGAGGGCCAGTTCCGAGTCGTGTCCTACATCCGCGCCGAGCTCGAGCACGAACTCGGCAATGAGACGATGCTCGGTCCGGTCGCCTGGACCTGGCTCGAAGAGGCGCTTGAAGCAAATGACTGCGAGGTCGTCGCCGCTGGAGGTACGACTACCCGCGTCCTCTCAGAGAGCTTCGGCACTCTTGCCGATCGGTCATCCACGATAGACTTGGAGCTGCGCGCTTCATGGACCCCTGTGATCGCGGAGCCGGAACTGATCGGCGATCACTTCGAAGCCTGGATCGATCTGCTGTGCACAGTTGCCGGACTGCCACCGCTTCCTGAAGGAGTTTCAGCCCTGCCCGGGCGACGTCGATGACAACCGAACTACCGCTCTTGGCCACACCCGCTCATGGCGTTCCGCCTCTCGTCGACTCCTCGGCCGAATTCTCCGCGGCTTGTCACGAGCTCGCACATGGATCCGGTCCCATCGCCATCGATGCTGAGCGTGCATCGGGCATCAGATATGGCCAGCGTGCCTTCCTGGTTCAGCTGCGACGCTCGAGCGCAGGCACCATCCTCCTCGACTCGGAAGTGCTTGAGGACCTCAGCCCCCTCAACACCGCATTCGGCGGAGACGAATGGGTCATACATTCAGTGACTCAGGATCTGCCCTGTCTGCAGGAGCGCGGGATGCGACCGGAGCTGCTCTTCGACACCGAGCTCGCTGCCCGGATCCTGGGGTGGGACAAGTTCGGTCTGGCCGCCGTGGCCGAGAGAACTCTCGGTGTTCGCCTGGCCAAGGAGCATTCGGCGGCCGACTGGTCGAAACGACCGCTGCCGAAGGAATGGCTCAACTATGCCGCCCTCGACGTCGAGGTCCTGCTGCCCATTCGCGACATCCTCCACGAAGCACTCATCGAAGCCGATAAGTGGGAGTTCGCTCGGCAGGAGTTCGAGCATCTGCTCGATTTCCAGCCCAAGCACTTCGCCGAGCCCTGGCGCCGGACCCACGGATTGACCAAGCTCAAGTCACGCAAGGACATCGCCAAGGTGCGGGAGCTGTGGACGGCCCGTGACGAAATGGCCTCCGAAGCTGACATCGCCCCCTCCCGCGTCCTGCGCGATCGGGATCTCGTCGCCCTGGCTCAATCCCGGGTGCACTCAAGCGACGACATCATGGCGATTTGGCCCAAACTCTCCCGCGCAGACTCCGGCCGGCTCTTCCGGGCCTACCGCAAAGCGACTCGGCTCACGGTTGACGAGCTGCCTGCACGGAAGGAAGCGAACGCAGTGGTGTCGCGGACGCCGTTCAGCCACACAGACATCAAGGACAGAGTCGCAGCACTCAAGGCTGCAATGGCAGAGCTGGCCGAAGAGCACGCAATTCCTCACGACGTGCTGTTGCAGCCCGCCATCGTCAAGGCCCTCGGTGCTCAGTCGCGGGTCGACGTCGAGGAGTTCCTCGTCGAACGCGGGGCCAGGCAGTGGCAGGTGGAATTGAGCGCTCCGGTGCTCAGACGCACCATCGAGACCCTGCCCACGGCCTGAGGCCTTCGGACTCAGACTGGAGGCCGCTGGGAGTCAGACGGCTCTGCGCGATTCCTGCTGGGCTCGGTTCCTGACCTCTGCGGGCAGAATATGAACGATCTCGGACACCATTGTGGCCACGTCGAGTCCTGCATACTCAAGGATCTCGTCGCGGGTGCCCTGCGGCAGGAACTCATCGGGGGCTCCGAGCTCAAGGACTCCGATACGTGAGTCCGCGGCCCGCAGATCGCTGCGGATCTGCGAACCGATTCCACCGATCTTGACGCCGTCCTCGATCACCGCGACGAGACTGTGCTCAACGGCCATGTCGATGACTCCGCCTGGCACAGGCAGTACCCAGCGCGGGTCGAGGATCGTCGACGCGATGCCCTGGTCCGCCAACTCTTCAGCGACTTCCTGGGCGCGTCCGGCGAATGGACCGACGGAGACGATGAGCACGTCCTTGGCGGAGCCCGCAGGCACCTCTCGCAGAACGTCGACACCATCATCGAGGCGACGCAGTGCTGGAATGTCCGCTCCCACGCTTCCACGTGGGAACCGGATCACGGTAGGTGCGTCCTCGATGGCGACGGCTTCGGCCAGTGCCTCCGTCAGGCGCGCGGCATCACGAGGAGCTGCCAGTTTGAGACCGGGAACGATGCGCAGCATCGCCATGTCCCAGATTCCGTGGTGGCTGGCACCATCGGGTCCGGTGATTCCGGCACGGTCGAGGACGAAGGTGACCCCCTGGCCGTGCAGGGCCACGTCCATGAGCAGCTGGTCGAAGGCGCGGTTGAGGAACGTCGCATAGATGCACACGATGGGATGCAGTCCGCCGTAGGAGAGCCCCGCTGCGGATGCCACTGCGTGCTGTTCTGCGATGCCGACGTCGAAGACCCGCTCCGGGTAGGCCTCGGCGAACTTCGCGAGGCCTACGGGCAGAAGCATTGCCGCGGTGACGGCGACGATGTCATCGCGCGTCTGTGCGATCTCAAGCACCTCTTGGCCGAAGACGGATGTCCATGAGGTCTGCTTCGACGGTGTCGACTTACCCGTCAGCGGGTCGATGACGCCGACGGAGTGGAACTGATCGGCGTCATCGTTGAGAGCCGGGTCGTAGCCCTGGCCCTTCTGGGTGATCATATGGACGATGACGGGTCCGCCGTCGTATTGTTTGGCCCGCTGGAGCGCCTTCTCCACCATCGGCAGGTCGTGCCCGTCGACTGGTCCGAGGTATTTGATCCCGAGTTCGTCGAACATTCCGGCCTGCTCCGCGCTGACCATGTCCTTGAGGCCTCGTTTGACACCGTGGATGGCGCTGTAGGCGGCCCGTCCTGGTGCGCCCGACTGCCGGAGGGTCGATTTGCCCCAGGTCAGCAGCTTCTCGTATCCGGTGGTGGTGCGCAGTTCGTCGAGGTGTTCGGCGAATCCGCCGACCGTCGGCGCGTAGGAGCGACCGTTGTCATTGACGACGATGATGAGCTTGCGCGGCGGAGTCGATTTGTCTGCCGCGATCGTGTTCAGTGCTTCCCAGGCCATCCCGCCGGTCAGTGCTCCATCGCCGATGACGGCGACAACGTGGCGATCGCTTTCGCCCTTGATCTGGTGAGCCTTGGCGATTCCGTCGGCCCAGGACAAAGAGGCCGAAGCGTGGGAGTTCTCAATCACGTCATGTTCGCTCTCGGCCCGACTGGGATAGCCCGAGAGACCGTCGCGCTGGCGCAGACTCGAGAAGTCCCCCATGCGTCCGGTGAGGAGTTTGTGCACGTAGGTCTGGTGACCGACGTCGAAGAGGATCGTGTCGTGAGGAGACTCGAACACGCGGTGCAGACCGACAGTGAGTTCGACCACGCCGAGGTTGGGGCCGAGGTGCCCACCTGTGCCCGCAACCGTAGTGACCAGGTAGTCCCTGATCTCCTTCGTCAGCACTTCGCATTCGGCTGCGTCGAGATCACGCAGCTGTGATGGCGAGTTCATCGACTCGAGGAATGTCATTCGGCCTCGCTCCTGAATGCAAAGTAGATGGTCTGAAACGGCACTTTCTGCTCGAATCATCTTAACGCCTCACGACGCAGAGTTCGTCCACCCCCAGGTTCGACTAGGGCCGATTGTGTCTGGTTCCACTTTCATCGACCCACCCATGGCGCCTGGGTACGGCGAAGGCCGGTGGGTTGAACCCACCGGCCTTCGTCCCTCAGCGCTGGAGCTGATCGGAGCCGTCGTCACTGAGACGACGGGCCCGGATCACGCTGTTGCGAGCTGACGCAGCACGTACTGAGACATGCTTCGAAGTTCAAATCTGCCGAAAACACAATGTACATTTCAGAAAACGCCTGGTCAGAAGGTTAGCGGTTACGCAATAATCGCTACCGCTCAGTTGATGAAGCACGTCAGTCGACATGCTTCCATTGCGGTACTTAACGGCGAACCGGCATCTCTCGACTTGTGGACGTCGGCCCCGTGATCGAGTAGTCACGATCACCAGCAATGCGCCGACCTAGCTGCCGTGTCCGGCACCGACGGCCGGATCGCCGGAATGTTACGCCGTGCCGTTCTGACGAACTGGCGGTCCATCGGAAACGAACTCTGCGGCCTCGTCCCGCAATCCCTTGATCGCCGAGCTGATCGAGCCACTGGGCGATCTGCTGTGCGTCCGGTGCTCCCTCCACTTGGCTGAGCCATTCGGGGATGTCCATCCGTGCCGATGCGGCACCGAGCCGGTCCTTGTACCGCATCCCGGCAGTGGACATGGATCCGTCGATGATCGCCCGACGTTCATCAGCGTGCCCGACCACGATTTCGAAGTGCGCGGGTAGCACAGGCTCCAATGGTTCTGTTCTGGTGAGGAGACGTGGCACGGCCTGTGTCCGCACCTAGTCAGCGATCTCCGCAATCACCGTCATGAGGACAGGCCAATGATCGGTGCCCGGCAGACTGACGCCGACGGAGGGAAACAGCGTGGTCATCACCTGCTCGCCCATCGGCGTCTCGGCGATGGCCTCACCGACCAACAGCGGTTCCTCCGGTCGCAACGAGCTGCCGCGAAGCATCGTGGGTATCTGCCCCTCGGTGGACATCGTGATCAGACGTACCGCGGTGACCGCAGGCGAGCGGTGCCGTTCCCAAACGGAAGGTTCAAAGCCATGCGGTGTGAGCGGGAATCGGTCCGGCGAGGAGGGGATTCCGATTGTCGTCTGGGGATTGACGAATCGACAGTGCCGTTGGTCAGTCATTCACTGATTCTAGGTCGCAGTTTGCGCACCGGAGTACCGCGTCTGCTTGAGACCACGGTTACAGAGCTTGAGTTTCATCGTCCATGGCATGAATGGTGTCCCCGATCCACCCAGAGCCGATGAAGAAAATTGATTCTGAGCGAGCAAGCGTCTGCTAGTTCCAACCCGTGATGCGGTACGTTTGAAATGCGAGGGTCGATGGAAAGGGAAAGCATGACGACGGTCCTGGATGTCATTGACAATTTCTTCTATCGAGACGACGACATACGGGCGATGCCCGCATCTCGCATCCTGGAACTGGGCGACGAGGTCCGTAAATTCACATCGAGCAACGATCCGACTGAGCGTTTGCGCGAAGACGTTCAGTACCTCGGAGGGTGGCCCTCGGCAGACTCACTGAGAATCGGTTCGGGCGTAGTGCGATCGAGTCTCCTATTCACAGAGCAGGTCCTGGTCAAGGATCAGATCGCCGACTGGTTCAGCAACGAAGCTCGCCTGAACGATCAGTACCTGTCGTCCGCTCCAGGGTGGTACCTACCCGGAGAGGGCCCCAAGATCGCCGAGACGCGCGCATTCTTGGCGCGAGTCGTACCTGCCCTCCGGGAGGCGCGACCGCTTATCGAGGGCGGAATCATGGTGCTCGCTCCCATGGAGATCCAATACCACCAGCAGCAGGACGAGATCGAGAGACTTCGAGACGAGCTTGCTGACTCGCTTTTGACCGAACCCGTTGCCCTTGCCCGGAGGTTCCAACCCGAGGACTTGGCCAAGCACGACGGGGAACGAGGCATGTTCGTCTTCGCTGGCGGAGCATGGGAAAAGCAAACTCGTAAGACGTTCCTAGACGCATTGACTTATTTTTCTCGCGAGTACGTCTCTGCAAACGCCTATGGAAGTACCTACTGCGCTCCGTTCGAGTACGAACGATTCGTGTGCCGCGAGGGAATGGGAGCCAGGACCTCAAAATCCGATCTCGTTCGAGAATGCCTCATACGGTCCGAGCTACCGGTGTTCTCGGGACTAACCTCGGAGAAATTGAGCCGAGTTCACAACGATGACAGCTTCGGCGAGTTCAGGCGGCAACTCTTCGAAATCTATTCCGAAGCTCCCGTAGAGGCGACCAAAGAAGAGTTCGAAGCATACCTCCACGAGCAGGAGCAGGTTATGCTCCGGCCGATTCTGGAAGACACTAGAAAGGAAGCCGATCGCGGTCTCCTCTCTAAGATGGGGCTCTCTCTTCGCCAGAACTCGTTTCAGATTCTCGCCGGACTTGGAATCGGCGCGGCCACGGGTAGCATGGTTCCACCAGTAATTACAGGTCTAGCCGCAGCAGCGGATCATTTCACGAGTGGGGCGCGAAATCGGCGCAACCGCACTTCGTGGACTGCACTCGTCAGCCATTCCGCTTCCCTAGAAGAGGAAATGCCAGCCGCAGAGAGATGCGTAGGCACATTCGATTCACCTGCACGGGCAGACGATGACCATCCGTGGGGCATTCCGCGCGAACCGACGAACTCCGTCCTAGTGACCAGAGGTACGATTCACGCCAGTTGGTTCCCACCGTTTCCTCTCGCCACAGTAGACGACGGTGTCGATGGCTACCGCGAACGACCATATCAGCCCTGCCCATGCGGAAGCACCCGACGCTACAAGTTCTGTTGCCAGGAAGTCGATCGAGCCTTCGGAGTCGCGAAGTAGGACTGAGCGAGTTTCTGGTCCTTTTACCGCCGATAGGGATCGCCCAGTGGCTGACGAGATGCACCCGCCTGGCGGGCCATAGCGTGGCTGTCGGCGTTGCGTGTCCGGCTCTCTCCATATGCTCGGTCAAGTGTTCACACCCAACCTTAAAGCGCACGAGGAATGGCTGAGTTGGCACGTAGGGCTCTGGGTGTTGCCCCTCCGCACCAAGTACAGAAACGGCAACTTGACTCTCGGACACAGCGAAGAAGCTGAGGGCATTGGGGTGAAGATCATTCTTCCCTACCGCACTCACAGCCCAAGCCTCCGTGAGTGGCTCAGCGGGGAGAAGCCGAATGCCACCGCCGGATGATGCTACTGAGGCGCTCCCGTGGAGGGCATGGCCACATCAATGTGTCCTAGTTGGTGATCAACTATCGAAATCGCCACGGATTTGAACTTGGACTGGGAACCGTTCTCCCGGTCGACCTCCCGAACACCGTCGAATCAGCCGTTGTACTCCGATGAGGTGTTCCTTAGCCATGAGCTCTTGCCGTCAGTCTCGGCTATATACTAGACCATCGGACCAGGCAAATCCCGGTTCGTTACCGTGCTTCTCAGCCAGCTCCTTAAGATACGCTGATTCCGCCTCGGCAAACCCAGAGTCGGACGTCGAATGCTCCGAACTTGCCGCGACGAGGTACCGCACCCAGCATCTGTGCCGTTGTGACCAACGCGCGATCAAACCGGGGTAAAACATTAGCCACAGCCCCTCGATTTCGAGAGTTTGATTGACGGCCGGAAGCCCTGCATGCAGCGCAACGCGCGGATTCGCTGAAAGCCCTATATCGGTTGCGAGATCTAACGGATGGATAGTCAAGAAGACTTCGCGGGACCGATGCCCGACCGCATGTTTTGAATTGAGCTGTGTTTCCGCCTTCAGTACTGCTTCCTCCAGCTTTATCAGCGCATCCTGGTAGCGCTCGATTTGAACACTATGCACATCTTCGGGCCCACCTTTGCTGTGGAATTCGCGCCAATCACCGCCTGCCGACTTTACCTCGACAATTGCATATCTCTTCCCATCGAAAAGGCGGTCTGCATCGTCGGACAGCTCGAAATCGAAGCCTCCGTCGGTATCCAGAACATTTATCGTACTGCCGTACGCTCCCAAAACAATCCCAGCCAGGTGCTCCCCCGATTTGACCTTCAGGTTCGGCGCATCAGGGAGCGTTGCTAGCTCCTTGGCCGCTGCCACCAATGTGTCTCCCGCTATTACCTTGACGCGAGGGTTTCGTTCCGGCGCTACCTGCAACTCCTTGGTGTTTTCATTCAACGCCCATACTGGACGCGACGCTCGAACACTCTCTTTTGACATGTGACCAGGATAGGCCAACCCCGCCCCTGTCGCGGCCGCACATACGCCCGCCCCTATGTCCTGGTCAACCTAAGCCACGCTCGTATCGACGACGAGGATCGCGGCCATGACCGCGCTCACGAGGGCCGCTCCGAGCAGCCTGATCACGACAATGTCGCCAAGGTCACGCGAAGGACGCTTAGCCCGTCCTTGCCGAGCGTACCGCGCTTCCAAAATCTATAGAACGCCCGACAGATGCGTAAACGCTGCCAGGAACCATCCGGCGAAGATCGCGATT
This window harbors:
- the hemG gene encoding protoporphyrinogen oxidase, whose amino-acid sequence is MSHITIVGGGISGLVTAYRLAPEHQVTLFEAETRLGGCLHSTTLGGTVPVGFDTGAEASLYRRRETKELAAELGLDVEFPSTAHSSRVLSNGRLHAIPKRTVMGVPGNSTEVRDLLGAAASDRVAHEVITGPIDGRDVSLGDFLTDRLGADLVDTLIDPLLGGVYAGRCRDLSLGSTVPALLPAALEGTSVLELVQSLLAARDAQSAELADAQSPQPVFMSLVGGINGLVPALEERIREHGGAIHTGTHVTSVQVDGGRWTVATEDANLVSDAVVLATPAHVTKDLLAEAAPQSASMLASVPHASTALIPALVEVGDRELEGSGFLVPPTEKSFIKASTFVSNKWPWMREHIPEGTALIRMSIGRYGDGPGGWRDCEDEELIARAYEDWQSIADRRSDRLIAAEAHRWERALPQYLPGHSEMVARIDEEIAGIAGLELAGSAYFGLGIPACIDRAKTVAQRLTSTQT
- the hemE gene encoding uroporphyrinogen decarboxylase is translated as MTSTLLPALRGEQIAHTPVWFMRQAGRSLPEYRQLRAGTAMLDACRTPELVSEITLQPVRRHGVDAAIFFSDIVVPLQAAGVDVEIVPGTGPVIANPIRSRADVEALAELEPDQIPDIAESIGRILEELGQATPLVGFAGAPFTLASYLIEGGPSKNHEKTKSLMAADPEIFSLLLSKLARISSTFLDVQLSAGASAFQLFDSWAGYLSRRDYEAHVLEHSSAVFESLRHHEVPSIHFGVQTGELLTSMSRAGSTAVGVDFRVDLADASTRVQPGQPLQGNLDPALLFAPWEALAPRIEEIVRQGLEHEAGFVFNLGHGVLPDTDPEVPGRIVAEVHRVSAEILSARS
- the msrB gene encoding peptide-methionine (R)-S-oxide reductase MsrB — encoded protein: MSQSPNVNTEANSEEIRWQDVLTPDEFTVLRQGGTERPFTGEYVDTTTVGMYQCRACGADLFPSDTKFSSHCGWPSFYAPLAEDRVRYLRDSSMGMERVEVRCANCDSHMGHLFEGEGYDTPTDQRYCLNSISLRLVDGQE
- a CDS encoding DUF3000 domain-containing protein, coding for MVNTSPLNRIPSEFSAVTSVLREARNTNNVSISEIPAPARLAPYSYALGAEVSADETFLRASGEAIDELATGRIVVLYDPSSPDEWEGQFRVVSYIRAELEHELGNETMLGPVAWTWLEEALEANDCEVVAAGGTTTRVLSESFGTLADRSSTIDLELRASWTPVIAEPELIGDHFEAWIDLLCTVAGLPPLPEGVSALPGRRR
- the hemQ gene encoding hydrogen peroxide-dependent heme synthase, with protein sequence MSEYSNPTGEQIEQANNETRYIAYSVFASAGELGDADRAELAGEVHEALAPLQDQGLVVRGIYDVSALRADADVMFWWHAPSIELVQAAYSAVRRSMLGGVLEPVWSVVGLHRPAEFNKAHLPALLTDDEPGKYICVYPFVRSYDWYLLDPAERSTMLRDHGMAAAGYKDIKANTIASFALGDYEWLLAFEAPELHRIVDLMRELRNTEARLHVREEVPFYTGPLRELVDIISDWR
- a CDS encoding MarR family winged helix-turn-helix transcriptional regulator — protein: MPTSYDPLALESQICFALAVASRGVISAYRSVLEPIHLTHPQYLVMLALWQHETLPVRKIAELLRLEAATVSPLIKRLEALGYVEKRRGSHDERVVEVSLTVAGAKLRGTAEAIPGQMMAKLDMGEAELRELHSMMTRLIEAVDASQAVEASHTSHAVEASNAIDPSKTVDVESSGADST
- a CDS encoding GNAT family N-acetyltransferase translates to MSEGSPLVVKTFDELSVAELYGIVQLRSQVFVVEQDCVFLDQDGVDTFPQTLHAFYPDDARTISDSHGAEVGRSLAPKAYARILPPDIPDGPAFEPGARSISRVVTNPHVRGQGWGRRLIGEIVAGHGHRLLTLNAQSHLESFYTSFGFSQNGPRFIEDGIEHTPMSRRVST